The genomic interval CTCCAGCTGACGCTCGCAGATAAGGCGCGCCGCCGCCGGGGAGATGTCAGCCACCTTGCAGCGGGCAGCCACCGCCTCGTCGAGGGAGGCAAAGCCACCGGACGCTCGCTCGCGAGTGCGGCTGCGATTGAGAATGGCCCGCCGCAGCTGGGCGGGTACCTCCTCATCGGGTTGGCTCAGCGGCCCCAGCCCCTCCAGCAGGATGAGCCGCACTATCTGCTCGGGGAAGACACCGGCGTAGGCGCTGGCGATCAGGGCCCCCAGCGAATGGCCGAGCAGGACGAAGCGATGCCAGCCCGCAGCCTGGGCAATCTGATGGAGATCGTCGAGCCAGTCGACGAAGACATAGGGGGTCGGTTTGTGATCCGAATGACCGTGCCCCGGCAGATCGACGCAGACCAGGTGGCACTCAGCGAGATGGGGGGCAAGGGGCAGGAAGCTGGCGCCGTTGTCGAGCCAGCCGTGCAGGGCAATGACCAGGGGTTTGCCCTGCCGGCCGTTATCCAGCAGGGCGATGCGCCGTCCATCGGCCAGGGTGAGGAAGCGCTCTTCCATCATCACCAGCGGGAGTAGTGGCGTCTTGGCCAGAAGGGATCATAGAAGGGGTCGTAGAAGTAGGGGTCCATGTAGCGGATCTCCACCTCCTTCACCGGCGGCCACAGCTTGCTGGCGGTGACCTTGAGCACAGAGAAACGATACTTGTGATCCCCTATCTGGCTGTCCACCGGCTTGTCCAGGGT from Aeromonas rivipollensis carries:
- a CDS encoding alpha/beta hydrolase, whose translation is MMEERFLTLADGRRIALLDNGRQGKPLVIALHGWLDNGASFLPLAPHLAECHLVCVDLPGHGHSDHKPTPYVFVDWLDDLHQIAQAAGWHRFVLLGHSLGALIASAYAGVFPEQIVRLILLEGLGPLSQPDEEVPAQLRRAILNRSRTRERASGGFASLDEAVAARCKVADISPAAARLICERQLEARDGRLHWRSDPRLRDLSPMRMSEGQAQALIRAIACPVLFIRGEQGFQSLLTQWQLRGPAFGQIEMVQVAGNHHFHMENSAKTAVYIENFCQIR